A stretch of Triticum aestivum cultivar Chinese Spring chromosome 1D, IWGSC CS RefSeq v2.1, whole genome shotgun sequence DNA encodes these proteins:
- the LOC123179730 gene encoding alpha carbonic anhydrase 7-like: MASQMSSAWAAVVVIVSSLTVALSHEGGGPSFGYTPGTPDGPENWGKLSPTYKACGDGKAQSPIDIVIANAVPNPNLDTLTRVYAPSNATLHNTGKDIVMSFEQGGEPVMPGSINVTTADGTVREFKFKMIHWHAPGEHTVNGKRFPLELHMVHVDDQDHKAVIGILYEIGNPDPFYDQLTEKLRELKTTPTVAAGVVELKSLQKRTGSYFRYMGSLTTPPCTENVVWNILGKGRELSQEQLQLITAPLPHQDNRPPQPLNGRSVAFYNPPNSTISIQSLVQ, encoded by the exons ATGGCGTCCCAAATGTCGTCGGCATGGGCCGCTGTCGTTGTCATCGTCTCGTCCCTCACCGTCGCTCTCTCAC ACGAAGGTGGTGGGCCGAGCTTCGGGTACACGCCGGGGACCCCTGACGGGCCGGAGAACTGGGGCAAGCTGAGCCCGACGTACAAGGCGTGCGGCGACGGCAAGGCGCAGTCCCCCATCGACATCGTCATCGCCAACGCCGTCCCCAACCCCAACCTCGACACCCTCACCCGCGTCTACGCCCCCTCCAACGCCACCCTCCACAACACGGGCAAGGACATCGTGATGAGCTTCGAGCAGGGCGGCGAGCCCGTCATGCCGGGCTCCATCAACGTCACCACCGCCGACGGCACCGTCAGGGAGTTCAAGTTCAAGATGATCCACTGGCACGCGCCGGGGGAGCACACCGTTAACGGCAAGCGCTTCCCGCTGGAGCTCCACATGGTCCATGTCGACGACCAGGACCACAAGGCCGTCATCGGCATCCTCTACGAGATCGGCAACCCCGACCCTTTCTACGACCAGCTGACGGAGAAGCTGCGCGAGCTCAAGACGACGCCCACCGTGGCGGCCGGCGTGGTGGAGCTCAAGTCACTGCAGAAGCGGACGGGGAGCTACTTCCGGTACATGGGGTcgctcaccacgccgccgtgcACGGAGAACGTGGTGTGGAACATCCTGGGCAAGGGCAGGGAGCTGAGCCAGGAGCAGCTACAGCTCATCACTGCGCCGCTGCCTCACCAGGACAATAGGCCGCCGCAGCCGCTCAATGGCCGCTCCGTCGCCTTCTACAACCCACCAAACAGCACCATCTCCATCCAATCCCTAGTACAATAA
- the LOC123183425 gene encoding notchless protein homolog translates to MDGAGGNGSSGSVMCQLVSAEGEQLGAALYLPHNVGPPQLQDIVNQLLHNEDKLPYAFYVGDEELSLQLGAFMQRNNATAEVTLRIVYQPQAVFRIRPVNRCSATIAGHTEAVLAVSFSPDGRCLASGSGDTTVRFWDLSTQTPLYTCKGHKNWVLCIAWSPDGKHLVSGSKSGELILWDPKTGNQLGAPLTGHRKWITAVSWEPVHLQSPSRRFVSASKDGDARIWDITTKKCVISLSGHTNAVTCVKWGGDDLIYTGSEDCLIKVWETTQGKLVKTLQGHGHWVNSLALSTEYVLRTGAYDHTGKTFSSPEEMKEAALARYEKMRGNAPERLVSGSDDFTMFLWEPTISKQPKARMTGHQKVVNHVYFSPDGQWLASASFDKSVKLWNGITGKFVAAFRGHVADVYQISWSADSRLLLSGSKDSTLKVWDIRARKLKQDLPGHADEVYAVDWSPDGEKVVSGGKDRVLKLWMN, encoded by the exons atgGACGGCGCCGGCGGCAACGGCAGCAGCGGAAGCGTGATGTGCCAGCTGGTGAGCGCGGAGGGGGAGCAGCTGGGCGCGGCGCTCTACCTGCCGCACAACGTCGGACCGCCGCAGCTCCAGGACATCGTCAACCAACTACTACACAAC GAGGACAAGCTTCCCTACGCCTTCTACGTCGGCGATGAGGAGCTCTCCCTCCAGCTCGGCGCCTTCATGCAACGCAACAACG cCACCGCGGAGGTCACCCTGCGCATCGTCTACCAGCCGCAGGCCGTCTTCCGCATCAGGCCCGTCAACCGATGCTCAGCAACAATCGCAG GCCACACGGAGGCTGTATTGGCCGTTTCTTTCAGCCCCGACGGGAGATGTCTGGCTAGTGGTTCAGGCGACACCACTGTTCGCTTCTGGGACCTCAGCACACAGACCCCATTGTACACATGCAAAG GCCACAAAAATTGGGTTCTCTGCATTGCATGGTCACCTGATGGGAAACATCTTGTTAGTGGAAGCAAGTCAGGAGAGCTTATattatgggaccccaaaacaggaAATCAATTGGGCGCTCCTCTTACG GGACATAGAAAGTGGATTACTGCTGTATCTTGGGAGCCAGTTCATTTGCAATCTCCTTCCCGCCGTTTTGTAAGTGCAAGTAAAGATGGCGATGCACGAATTTGGGACATTACCACGAAGAAGTGTGTTATTTCCCTTTCAGGTCACACCAATGCTGTGACCTGTGTCAAGTGGGGTGGAGACGATTTGATATATACAGG TTCTGAAGATTGTTTAATCAAAGTATGGGAAACTACTCAGGGCAAGTTGGTCAAAACACTGCAG GGTCATGGGCACTGGGTAAATTCGCTTGCCTTGAGCACAGAATATGTTCTCCGCACTGGGGCATATGACCATACCGGCAAGACATTTTCAAGTCCAGAGGAAATGAAAGAG GCAGCTCTTGCAAGATATGAGAAGATGAGGGGTAATGCTCCTGAGAGGCTGGTCTCTGGTTCAGATGATTTTACTATGTTTCTTTGGGAACCAACGATTAGCAAACAGCCGAAAGCTCGCATGACTGGTCATCAGAAG GTGGTGAACCATGTCTACTTCTCCCCTGACGGGCAGTGGCTGGCGAGTGCCTCCTTTGACAAATCAGTCAAGCTGTGGAACGGCATCACGGGCAAGTTTGTCGCAGCTTTCCGAGGGCATGTCGCGGATGTGTACCAGAtcag CTGGTCCGCCGACAGTCGGCTCCTACTGAGTGGAAGCAAGGATTCGACCCTAAAG GTGTGGGATATCCGTGCGCGCAAGCTGAAGCAGGACCTGCCAGGGCACGCGGACGAGGTGTACGCCGTGGACTGGAGCCCCGACGGCGAGAAGGTTGTCTCTGGTGGCAAAGACAGGGTCCTAAAGTTGTGGATGAATTAA
- the LOC123183428 gene encoding sm-like protein LSM8, giving the protein MASVGPTLESLVDQVISVITNDGRNIVGTLRGFDQATNIILDESHERVYSTKEGVQQLVLGLYIIRGDNIGVVGEVDEELDAALDMSKLRAQPLKPVIH; this is encoded by the exons ATGGCGTCCGTGGGGCCGACGCTCGAGTCCCTCGTCGACC agGTGATCTCCGTCATCACCAACGACGGCCGCAACATCGTG GGGACTCTTCGGGGGTTCGACCAGGCCACCAACATCATCCTCGACGAGTCCCACGAGAGGGTCTACTCCACTAAG GAGGGAGTACAGCAGCTTGTCCTCGGACTGTACATCATCAGGGGCGACAACAT AGGCGTGGTGGGTGAGGTGGACGAGGAGCTGGACGCGGCGCTGGACATGTCCAAGCTGAGAGCGCAGCCCCTCAAGCCGGTCATCCACTGA
- the LOC123183426 gene encoding probable pathogenesis-related protein ARB_02861, producing MARTTLLLAAPPPPALPHVLLLLLLLLLGTAAADTTSTTSSTAADTTSTTTSTAADTTSTTTSSSEPTSDQQQQQASSPSSSSPATPSSSSSSYLAGAGAAATPASSPAGAGAGAAATPSSSPAGAEAGAGPTSSPAGAGAPPPPPGAGFYKGMSREFVNEHNKVRAKYDAPTLAWDKTLALYARRWAAQIQQDCDQARHSPQAHPLGYGECFFVGNNGTAEDALCSWEREEYIYEKGTKHCTSGHDFRDCGHFVIMIEKTYHFVGCGRAPCLSGPRQGQFFISCNYSAVRPNATTAGASNPS from the coding sequence ATGGCGCGGACGACGCTCCTCCtcgccgcaccaccaccacctgctCTACCACACgtactgctcctcctcctcctcctcctcctgggcaCGGCCGCCGCCGACACCACCTCCACCACCAGCAGCACGGCCGCCgacaccacctccaccaccaccagcacGGCCGCCgacaccacctccaccaccaccagcagcagcgaACCGACGAGCGACCAACAACAGCAGCAGgcatcgtcgccatcatcatcgtcTCCAGCAacaccatcatcgtcatcatcgtcctatctagcaggagcaggagcagcagcaaCACCAGCATCGTCtccagcaggagcaggagcaggagcagcagcaaCACCATCATCGTCTCCAGCAGGAGCAGAAGCAGGAGCAGGACCAACATCGTCTCCAGCAGGAGCAGGAGCACCACCACCCCCGCCGGGGGCGGGGTTCTACAAGGGCATGTCCCGCGAGTTTGTGAACGAGCACAACAAGGTGCGCGCCAAGTACGACGCGCCGACGCTGGCGTGGGACAAGACGCTGGCCCTGTACGCGCGGCGGTGGGCGGCGCAGATACAGCAGGACTGCGACCAGGCCCGGCACTCGCCGCAGGCCCATCCGCTGGGCTACGGCGAGTGCTTCTTCGTGGGCAACAACGGCACCGCGGAGGACGCGCTGTGCAGCTGGGAGAGGGAGGAGTACATCTACGAGAAGGGCACCAAGCACTGCACCTCCGGCCACGACTTCCGCGACTGCGGCCACTTTGTCATCATGATCGAGAAGACGTACCACTTCGTCGGCTGCGGCCGCGCCCCCTGCCTTAGCGGCCCCCGCCAGGGCCAGTTCTTCATCTCCTGCAACTACAGCGCCGTTAGGCCCAACGCCACCACCGCTGGCGCCTCCAACCCCTCCTGA